gaggtggtggaaacTCCCGTCTCCCAGtgtccttttccttcccctggaGCACAAACTCTGATGGCAGGGACAGAGGAGGGGTTGATTCTGAGATGCCTCTCAAAGCTTGTAACGACAACACTTACAAGATGTACCAAAAACTAGGGCAGAACCAGCAGAAAGCCAGGTCCTCATTCGGGTCCTGCTGACACAGGCAGCAGGGTTATTTTTACTGGTGCAAAAGTATGCGAGATAATTACAAGATAAGAGCTTCTAAATCTGGACACTCTTATGCAGAAGGGATTTTTGTCCCACCTTGCCCTTGGCTCTGAGCCACCTATTGCCACAGGCAGGAAAAACAACTCCCAAGTTTCTGACAACACTAAGCAGCATGCAAGCTGCTTCTCTGGGGGTCTGAGCGTGCTCACAGTGCCAGAGCCTCTCCCATACACGTGTCCACTGTGTCCACATAGATGCACAGGGGAGGAGCTTTCCAACTTTTAAGGCTTGCTTATCCAGAGGGGGACATAAGGGACAATTCTGCTTATTTCCAGAGCTAGTTGAGCGGCCACGTTTGGATGACACATCCAAATCCAGTTGTCCTCCTTCCCTTCAAATAACAGGAGTAATATTAATGATTCCTTGCAATGCACTGGGAGATGTGCTTGTAATGAAAATTGCAACCAAGGGGCTTCATTTGATGCAGGAAGAATCTCATCATCCTGCAGAGAACCACCTCAAAACCTTGGGGCCGCTAAGCCGCAACATTCAGGCCTCCAAGAAAAGAAGCCTTTGCACAGGTGAGGTGGGACAAACTGAGGACGAGGCCCATTTCTCACCTGCCATCCTGCCCTGAGGAGTGCGTGCGTCtcctgcagaaagaaaccggGAGAGCAGAGTTAGAGGGGGGAATTTAAGGCAGAAATCCTACGCTGCACCCAAATCTAACTCCCCACCCCGTGAGGAAGATGTTCTACTTAACAGCTGACACTTCTCCCAGCAATAATTAATCCCATCAAAGCTGTGTCTGCTTGCTCCCGGGAgagatttaattaaaatcagtCGTTAGCATTGCAGAGCTCAGGGcaggctgctgagagctgtggcacaaagaggagcagcagcaggagcagggctgggctctgtgctcacCTGTACCGGGGCTGCTCCGATGTCTCTGAAGGAGATCTCTCAGGAACAGAGAGAGATGTTGAAGAGAGCGTTGTGGCTATGGAGGCCGTGGTGGCTTCCTCAAAGGAAGGAGGCGTGCAGGGGAGCAGGTCTGGTCTGCCTGCAGCCCGAAGCGCAGGGCAGGAGAGATGGAGGGAGAAAGATAAGCAGGTCAAACATCAGCTCCTTATCTGCTGCAGCCCCGTGTGAGGCCGTTCCCCCATGTGAATGCACAAACAGGCGAGAAGTTGAGCTGAGTTCACGAAAACAACAGCTTATCCCAAAGCATCCTCTAGAGAGAGCCAGCAAGCACCATTTCCAGCACAGACAGACACGACTGGAGAAGTAATGCCAAGGAAGACATCTCACTGGTAACCAAAGCTGGATTAAAGGCTTGGCTTGACAGCGATAAATATCCAAGTGAATTAAGAGATGAATCGAGTGCTCGCTGCGTTGCACGGGTAGAAATCTAACACTTACCACTCAAGAAGCCTGCCTTTCACCAACCATCTGTAAACCCAGCCCAGATGGAAGCGATGCAAAGGCAAAGAACCAGAGCCGTTCATCTTTTTTCTCCCAATGGCAAGATCTTCCCCCTTACACCCATTCAAACATCAGAAACGTGCAGTTCTCAGTCCCGTTTTTCCTACAGGTGGAAAACCCAACCTTCTGATTGCATttgggctgtgcctgctggtgCCAGTTGGCAGAGACTGCCTTGCAGCAGTGACGCAAGCAACCTTCTTTACTGCAGAACCATACAGTGCTGCAAGGAAGGGATCTGGTTGGGATGCAGAGGCGTTGCTTCCCAATCCACCAACTGCTAGCACTGCAACAGAACAATATACTCTTACCTTCCCCTGTCCTGGCTAAGTTTAGCacctgcaaagcactgcaagaCAGGGAACGAAGAGCTACCCAACAAGAAAGGCATGCGTTTGGTGCAGAACGAGGAGCTCAGCAAGAAAAGGGAGCACTGCTAGGAAATTGAGGGCGACCACACAGCCATCAGACACCAGGCGGCCGTTACCTTCGTCATCAAGGGTGGGATAGCTCCTGGCTGCACGGAGGTCGTACTGCGTTTCGTCCTTCTCAGAGGGGAGCTGGCTAGCTGAGAACGCAGCTGTTGGACCAGAAGTCTTGACAGCCAGCAAGGCACTGCGCCCTTTCTTTGAGGGAGACGACttcagagctggaggagaagaGTGAAAGAGGGAATTACCACCAACAAAAGTCACACCAAAGGAACCCTTCCCTTCATAGACAGAGATGGCCCTGCCTGCTTCACGCTGCCTGGAGAGCTCCAGGACAGCAGTTTGGCCACAGAAAGCCACGGCAaccccagggctctgcagctTTGTGTCACTGCTCAGAATCCTGCCCAGCAATACCCTGTGTGGACACCAGCAGTGAGATGGGGACAAGGCTGCATCTCAGACCCGCTCTGTACTTACAGGAGTTCTTTCGGAACACCGTGTTGGTCATGAATTTGAAGAATCTCTCTGCATAGAAGCTGGGTCTGTGTACTGACACCGTGTCCTACAAAGGCAGGAAAccattgtttcattttaaaatcactcCTCAAGGCAGAATTTCTGAAGCAGCCCATGCAATCTTTTCTGCTCCAGCGTTTAGCACCGATAGATCCTTAAAATGGAAAGGCTTAGCTGAAATGATCTGATTAATGCTATAAATAAGCCTGAAGCACCGCCTTTGATTTGATTGCATTTGATTACGCTCCTGCTGTAATTTTATAATGGATTTTGGTGCTTTTATTCCTTTATaggctttttgtatttttcaaatacagactTGATTACACGTGTGAAAtttcttctggttttgctgGCTGACATTTAAAGCACTCCTGGCTACAGCTGCACATCACACGGACACCAGCATTCAGCCAAGGTCCCCACGCTCTTCAAACGTTTCGTACTTTCTGTTTTAATGGAGCTGGTGCCTCTGCTTCTGATGTCACTGTGCTGCTATGACTTCGCACCTCCACCTCTcctctgctttacttttttaAGGGAAGACTGGATATGCAGTGCTGACAAATAGTGCCTGTATCTAGAGGACGGCCTTTTGTAAACACacacctggctgctgctggagatgagaGAGCAGGGAAACACTGCAAGGGATTTATTAGCAGATAGCTTACAGCAGAGGAACCACAGTCAATCACCAGAGCCAAGGCAACGTTCCTCAACACACACATGAACACACAAGCCTTGCACTGCTCCTGGTAACacagggaggaggaaaatgacagatgggagcagaggaggagagctGGTAGCATGACAGCTAAGCGTGTGAGGAGGTGGAGTGTGCAAGAAAACCTGATTGGGAATAAGTTGTACTACACCGGTGTGGAGGCATAAGAGGCAAGAACTATTCCTTCATCAGCTTCAGCTGTACCACTTTAGGGACTATAAATAGCGAGGAAATTGGCACCAAGTAGCACAAGCCAAGGCAGGTAACCTGCTGAAGGCACCCCCTGCACTCACCCCGTCATGGACAAGGGCCTTCCAGGTGTGTTCCAGCTTCTTGATGAACCTAATTGtggggaagaagcagagagaaaaaggaagatccAGCTCCAGTCATGTACTTGGTGTCAGAGCCACCTTCCATAACCCGCACAGGAGTGCTCACTGCTGATCCCTGCTCTGTGGAGCATAGCTTTGCTCCAGCCAAGAGGTCAGCAGAGCTCACCAACAGCTGGGCCAGGGCTGCCTGGGAACCCTCCAGGgaaggaggagcagggctgcaagATCTGCAGCAAATCACCCTCCCTCCCTGAGTACGTGCTGCCCATCCCAGGCACAGTGATGGGGAATTTCTTTAAGAACAGCTCATTAGACCTCAGGCAAACAGCTCGGTGTCCCCAGCTGTTCTAAGGACAAGATAAAAATCCAGCGCTCCCAACACGCATCAGACAGCTTTAGGCAGCCTGCCTACACACCATCAAAGGCTTCAGGAGAGGAAaatcttctgctttcattcagtATTAAAATAGATGGAGCACACTTAGAGGACAGGTGACTGCAGAGGCACCTACCTGTACGACTGAAGGATATCTATGATTCCTACGTGGAGCAGGAGACGCTCTCCTTTGCCATTCACTGCTGGGATTCCTCCCATCCTGCAGGTGAAACAAGGCCACAGTGACTTCAAAAGAGCTGTAAGGCCCCAGGACTGAGGAAGCGAGGTGACAGCACTGGAGGGAGGGCTCTGATGTGGTGGTCAGACAGTACGAAACCTAGCAGCAGTCACCTACCCAGCCAGCCTATCTCACACAGGGGCTGCCTGCCTGGATCACCAAATGTGAGACGTCAGGACAGCACCTGTGTTGTATGACAACAGTTCCATTGGGCCGGAGAGCACCACATGGATTTTTCTCAGCTAAGGAATATTTCATTCTGAGGACCGGATCAGTTTCAAATTAGCACGAGCTGCCTACAAAGGGCAGCACATCAGTAAGGACAAAAGTATTCCTTAATACCAGCCGACGGCGCAGCAGCACCAACACACAACAGAAGCATGCAAGCATAAGGCAGGCCACTACAATTAGGGATGCTTTTTGAAAGAATGGAAACACTACATTATTTCCTGGCTCCACTGTGACTGATCCTCCTCTGAAACCAGAACGGCTGGTTCCACGGAGTGCggctgccagcagcaagcacagcaaagtgcagcatTGGGTAGCAAAGTCCACAGGGCCAGCAGGACAGCCAGGAGGAACCCCCAGCCCCCAGGGACCGCAGATGGGGCAGACCCTGatgcacagctccatcagttACACAGCTGACCGTGCTGGGATGGCTTCACACAGCAGCGCcgcagcccagcagagctgtaagCAGTCCTCAGTTTGAGAATTACTCTGCCCCCCCCCAGCAGGAGGAGCCCAGGTTTCCACCTACGTGTCATCTGTGTCTATGGACTCCCCCCGGGCAGCCCCACCCTGGATGGACTCCATGGCTGTGGAGTAAAGTGCCTTTTGCCCCACGGGACGCTTCTCATCCGACGTGCTGTGCGCTCCCTCCGACTGCCGCTCCCGTTCTTGCTGGTCTATGTTATGGACACCAAGCAGCAGGCTGTAGTCCATGATTTTAAAGCTTTCCAACACCTGCAAGTTAGTACAGAATTCAAGAGTAAAGACAAAAAGGCACAGGTCAGCAGTCCAAACAAAGCAAGATCCCAAAACACGGGACGGCCCATCCGTGTTCGTGCTAACAACTGCTTTGCCAGAGCTTGAATGTTTCTGACTAGTAAACATCTCTGGATTCTGCAGAATTTGGCCACCCCACAACCCAGAGGGCTGAAGGCTCACAAGTAGCACGTTATCTGTAAGAAGAACCCTGGTGCTTctcccagagagctgtgggtgcctcatccctgaGGTGCCCTAGGCCATGGatggggctctgtgcagcctgagctagtggggggcagccagcccagacagggctggggctggatAGGCTTTAAGGTGCCATCCAACCTGCCACTCTGTGAGTCTATGATAAATGCCTGTTGCACGTTGCATAGGAGAATGCATTTAGTCCCAAGGGCCCGGCTACAACTGGCAAGACTGCCACAGTTTGAAGCCGAGGTGAAAGGACGTCTCAATCCTCTGAGACTGCCACAAGATTCAACTCCACTGCTTTGCCTTCACCAtaaagagcagcagagggactTCTCCTGCTTGGGGGTTAGCAGATCAGCAATACTCTCAGTCCTTCAGTCTTCCCCACACCTGAAGCTCTGTTATCCCACTCCCTGAATCACCCCCTCCTTACCAGACAGTCTCGCTGCAACGTCTTCACCAACGCACTGAAGGTGTCTGCATCCAACATCAGGCCCTCAGGCATGTCCTGAATGAAGTCCAGGTCTTTGTACGTGGGGCTGgacttctctttctccttcttggATGCCCGGCGTTTATAGGTTGAGCCTTTCAGGTCAAACTTCAGGTGCATCTTCACCACGCGAGGCAGAATGTTGTTCATCACCACCACGCGGATGTTTTTGCCCCCCGATTGCACACAGTACAGTCCATAAAACTTTGGCAGCAGCGTCCGCGGGTTCTGGTTCAGGTTCTgcagcaaggttggaaaaagcaTCAGGAAAAGTCATTTGGAACAGGACTTCCAAGACAGAGAGCACGAATGAAGCAGCCAGTCTAAGGATTCACCACCCAGAGATTTTCTGAACTTCACATAAGAGCTGGCTGTTACACCTCTGACAAACTCCTGCGTTTCAGTGACTCTGGGACCTGAAAATACCACTGGGCCTCGAGTACAGGGATGGGATGTTCAGAGCTCTTTGGGCAAATAACCAAGTCCGGAAATTCCCTGCTTTCCCCATCAACAGCAGCTAAAAAAGGGAAACcaaactggaagagaaaaacacaaataagtGGGAACTTCaagcttaaaaataacagcCATCTTCGACTCTTCAGAAGCGTCAGAATTCAAGAGCCATTCTTCAGCCCAGAATAAaccagtttttttgttgttgttgttgccttttttttttttaatttcaaacaaaacaacatcaattttctcctcctccttctggaGAGCTGCTTTACAAAACACACAGATGGGCAGAGCACGGATATCCTGCTCGACTACTGCGTCCTTTTTTCAGACAGCTGCGTTATTCGGAATGACACGACAGACGTGATTTGCTTGTTCAGCTTTGGGAAAGTTTGGGAAGGAAACAGAACATCTCTGCACTGCGATGAGGAAGGACCTGACAGCTTCTGACAgacagcagaagcacagctgcactgaaTGTCACACTCTCACCTAGTGCAGGAGTGAGCCCTCGTCAGTGTGCTGCAGCGTGAGCTGAAAGCAACGGAGGCAGCCAAGCAATGCAAACCCCACTTCCCAGCTCTAAAGGAACTCAGGATGAACCTCCTGCTTCCTCCTCATTCACACTGAATGGGTTTCCCAAGAACAGCAGAGATCGGGCTTTAGCCCTGCATTAAGCCCCAGGCATTGGAGTGCTGCAGGGAACTCGCAGCTCTGCACCAGAGCAAAACTCTTTGAACTGAGGGAATTTCAGTGCCCTCATCTATAGTGCTGGGTCTCTCAGTGTAGGTATGCAGAcaggcagctcctgctttgcacacctctctaggcagcagATTCTGGTTCTACTTTACTGCCTGTTTGCAAACAACTGGTGGGGTTTTTGCTTTGGGATTGGCTGCATGAACAGCACTGGTGCACAGGGCAGGAATGCCACAAGAATCCTGGATGGACAATGTGCTCTGTGTAGGGCTGGGGACAGAAAACTGCCACTGCAAACCCAGATCCCAGGTGCTGGGTGATACCCACCATGTAGTAGCCTGGAAGGAGCTTCTGGAGGAATTCAGCTTCTTTGTGCATCACAGTTTTTATGATGAATTCATCGTCGCTGGTGACATAGAAGAGGGAGCCGCTGGCACCAGGGTTGGAAAGCTCTATCAGGGGCTCGTTACATAATGAGTACTAGGGAGGAAAAAGATGATGTTTTCAGCCCAGCTCATTGCACACTGAGCTCCATGACCTTGAGGGCTTTCCCCAGCACGCTGCCTACCCGGGAGATTAAGGGGTAGCAAAGCTcaaaagagaattattttcattatagGTTAGGTCTAAGCAGCAAAGCTGATGGACAATTTACAATTAGAGAGCAAGATTACAGTTGAGGGCATCCCAACTGCTCAGAATCAAGCTaatcttctgctttcagcaacATCCAGGCTTCATAATGACATCTTATCTTCTCTCATTGTGCGTGTCCGTGTGCATCGCATCGAGGCTCCtttcagcacagacagaaagacaggaTTTTAAGAGACAAGCCAGTCTGCTCTGGGTATCTGTGCTGGAGGGAACAcgat
The DNA window shown above is from Lagopus muta isolate bLagMut1 chromosome 26, bLagMut1 primary, whole genome shotgun sequence and carries:
- the PIP5K1C gene encoding phosphatidylinositol 4-phosphate 5-kinase type-1 gamma isoform X1, giving the protein MELEVPEEAEGSAVAGAGAITPEAGAGEPDAAGGLAPKKAAITEGPSLPGQPGQGKKIGHRSVDASGETTYKKTTSSTLKGAIQLGIGYTVGNLSSKPERDVLMQDFYVVESIFFPSEGSNLTPAHHYADFRFKTYAPVAFRYFRELFGIRPDDYLYSLCNEPLIELSNPGASGSLFYVTSDDEFIIKTVMHKEAEFLQKLLPGYYMNLNQNPRTLLPKFYGLYCVQSGGKNIRVVVMNNILPRVVKMHLKFDLKGSTYKRRASKKEKEKSSPTYKDLDFIQDMPEGLMLDADTFSALVKTLQRDCLVLESFKIMDYSLLLGVHNIDQQERERQSEGAHSTSDEKRPVGQKALYSTAMESIQGGAARGESIDTDDTMGGIPAVNGKGERLLLHVGIIDILQSYRFIKKLEHTWKALVHDGDTVSVHRPSFYAERFFKFMTNTVFRKNSSLKSSPSKKGRSALLAVKTSGPTAAFSASQLPSEKDETQYDLRAARSYPTLDDEGRPDLLPCTPPSFEEATTASIATTLSSTSLSVPERSPSETSEQPRYRRRTHSSGQDGRSHEEVRVEEELQQISVELEPKCDVEIVAPEEDDKEEAASSACAIVMSTATIEVETASQASEPASQASDEDDVPVTDIYFPTDERSWVYSPLHYSAQLHSVSDEESDT
- the PIP5K1C gene encoding phosphatidylinositol 4-phosphate 5-kinase type-1 gamma isoform X2, producing MELEVPEEAEGSAVAGAGAITPEAGAGEPDAAGGLAPKKAAITEGPSLPGQPGQGKKIGHRSVDASGETTYKKTTSSTLKGAIQLGIGYTVGNLSSKPERDVLMQDFYVVESIFFPSEGSNLTPAHHYADFRFKTYAPVAFRYFRELFGIRPDDYLYSLCNEPLIELSNPGASGSLFYVTSDDEFIIKTVMHKEAEFLQKLLPGYYMNLNQNPRTLLPKFYGLYCVQSGGKNIRVVVMNNILPRVVKMHLKFDLKGSTYKRRASKKEKEKSSPTYKDLDFIQDMPEGLMLDADTFSALVKTLQRDCLVLESFKIMDYSLLLGVHNIDQQERERQSEGAHSTSDEKRPVGQKALYSTAMESIQGGAARGESIDTDDTMGGIPAVNGKGERLLLHVGIIDILQSYRFIKKLEHTWKALVHDGDTVSVHRPSFYAERFFKFMTNTVFRKNSSLKSSPSKKGRSALLAVKTSGPTAAFSASQLPSEKDETQYDLRAARSYPTLDDEGRPDLLPCTPPSFEEATTASIATTLSSTSLSVPERSPSETSEQPRYRRRTHSSGQDGRSHEEVRVEEELQQISVELEPKCDVEIVAPEEDDKEEAASSACAIVMSTATIEVETASQASEPASQASDEDDVPVTDIYF